The nucleotide sequence CTTCATTCGTTCCTACGGCCCTGATCGGGCGGCTGGCGATACACCGATTCCGATCCGTTGCGGACCTACACCCGATCGTTCCGTTTCAACGAATCGTTGAACAGATGTCATCGCCCAATATCAGAGCAAGATCCGTATAGCCGCTCTTTTTCCTTTGCCATACGCTGCAGGTAGCGGAACAAACGCATCCTGGTTCTTGTGCCGGATGGGAAATTACAACCCCGCCCCCATCGTGGAAAGGACAAATGCGCCTCTACTATCATCCGGTTTCTTCCAATTCCCGCCGCGTTCTTCTAACAGCGATCATATTGGAAGCAAAGTTGGAGCTCATCACTGTTGATCTGCTCAAGGGCGAGCACAGAACCGGCGCATACCTCCGAATCAACCCGAACGGCAAGGTGCCTCTGCTGGACGATGACGGATTCTTGCTTTGGGAATCTCACGCGATCATGCAATATCTGGCGGATAAGAGAGGCGCAGAAGCGCTATACCCCCAAGATATTCAGCTTCGCGCTGATATCAATCGGTGGCTTTTCTGGTCTGCGTACCATTTCACCCCGGCAGTCGGCATCATCAGCAGAGAGCGAATCTCCAAGAAGATGGTTGGCGGAACAGGCGGCCCCGACCCGGCTGAAATCGCGCGGGGCGAGGCCCTGATCTTCGCGTCTGCGAAAGTGCTTGACGAGCATCTTGCTGATAAGCAATGGGTCGCCCAGGACAGGCTCACCCTGGCAGACCTGGCGATTGCATCTCCTCTTATGCATACTGAGGCGGCGAAGCTTCCAATCGCGGCATACGAGCATCTACAAAGATGGTTCGCACAGGTTCGCGCCTTGGATGCATGGCAGAAGTCGGAACCTGCCCGCTCCGGCGAGCTACGGGCACGGCTCTCATAACGTACGGCGAAGCGTTGCTACACCACCTGCAGGGCGCGGGCCGCGTCCAGCGCCGCCTGTACGCCGTGCATCGGCCGGCAGTTGCTCTCCACCAACTCCGCAGAGTCCGCCATCCATGGATGCGCGTAGGCCACGACATCAAAGCCCTGGGCATACGCCTCATCTGCCGCCTGCGCGCATGCCGCCATGCATGCCGCCTGTTTGCCTTCCTGGTAAAGCGCCCAGGCGCCGGGAATCAATCGAACCGTCACACTCGCGCCGGTGGCGGCCGCGTAGTGCTCGAAGAGCGCCCGGTTCGATGCAACGCTTGATTCGACGGCACAGAGCACGGCAAGGTTTCTTCCGGCGCGCGACGCCGCTTTGGCCAGGGCCGCGTCCGCCCGGATGATGGGAACGGAGGGTGCTGCCATGGTGTCGGCCGCGGGGCCAAGCGTTGCGCACGTCACGATTACCGCATCGGCCTCGGCCATCAAGCCCCGCAGCGCTTCGTGGACCAGCCCGTGTGCGCCGCCGCCTGGCGCCGATCGCTGTGCCATTGCCTGCCGAAGATCTTCGCGAGTTGCATGGCGAATTTGATCTGATGACCAGCCGGCTTTCACTGCCGCGCGTCCGAAGAGCGCTTTGTTGCTTTCGATCGTGTGCAAAAACGAGATTTTCATGCGGCCTATCCTTTCGAAGCAAGGTTCGAAAGGATTGTTCTATTGGCTTCGTGTCGCAACAAGGCCATTGGCAATACTGGTATCGACAGTTCCCCCAGAAATGAGCCGATTCCAGCCTGTCGACCGGCTTCCCTCAGCTACCCCTACTACAACCCCACCTCCCGTCCCTGTCGATCCAGCTCCACCACCTCTTCCATCAACCGATAAACCGCCCGGTTGGCCCCCAGCGATACCCCATCCACGGTACTCACCGCCATCCCGCTATACCCATCGAACGCCCCATAGGCGATAGGCGCGCCAATACTCTGCGCCACATCGTCCCAAGCGGGCAACAACGCA is from Bordetella petrii and encodes:
- a CDS encoding glutathione S-transferase family protein — encoded protein: MRLYYHPVSSNSRRVLLTAIILEAKLELITVDLLKGEHRTGAYLRINPNGKVPLLDDDGFLLWESHAIMQYLADKRGAEALYPQDIQLRADINRWLFWSAYHFTPAVGIISRERISKKMVGGTGGPDPAEIARGEALIFASAKVLDEHLADKQWVAQDRLTLADLAIASPLMHTEAAKLPIAAYEHLQRWFAQVRALDAWQKSEPARSGELRARLS
- a CDS encoding arylsulfatase, which codes for MKISFLHTIESNKALFGRAAVKAGWSSDQIRHATREDLRQAMAQRSAPGGGAHGLVHEALRGLMAEADAVIVTCATLGPAADTMAAPSVPIIRADAALAKAASRAGRNLAVLCAVESSVASNRALFEHYAAATGASVTVRLIPGAWALYQEGKQAACMAACAQAADEAYAQGFDVVAYAHPWMADSAELVESNCRPMHGVQAALDAARALQVV